One Clostridium estertheticum DNA segment encodes these proteins:
- a CDS encoding Panacea domain-containing protein, translated as MEIRYEVQDIANYFLSKSEKITPKKIQKLLYFAYSWYLAMMNDSVNMIETKLFDASFEAWIHGPVCPQIYSDYKKFGANNIGKYKGKLVDFTEDDLDVLDQIWNIYGKYNANQLESITHQHDPWKKTRKKAKCSTNDWCCEEISDKLIFNYYVEKLEG; from the coding sequence ATGGAGATTAGATATGAGGTTCAAGATATAGCCAATTATTTTTTGTCTAAAAGCGAGAAAATAACACCTAAAAAAATACAAAAGTTATTGTATTTTGCATATTCGTGGTATTTGGCAATGATGAATGATAGTGTAAATATGATAGAAACAAAACTTTTTGATGCATCATTTGAAGCATGGATACACGGACCTGTATGTCCTCAAATTTACAGTGATTATAAAAAATTTGGTGCTAATAATATAGGTAAATATAAAGGTAAATTGGTTGATTTTACAGAGGATGATTTAGATGTACTGGACCAAATATGGAATATATATGGTAAGTATAATGCTAATCAATTAGAGAGTATAACTCATCAACATGATCCATGGAAGAAAACTAGAAAAAAGGCAAAATGTTCTACTAATGATTGGTGTTGTGAAGAGATTAGTGATAAGTTAATATTTAATTATTATGTGGAAAAGCTCGAGGGATAA
- a CDS encoding GIY-YIG nuclease family protein has product MRYYVYALIDPTNDNKPFYIGKGIADRVKSHFKEAMSSEGADGLDVDISTIAENELEEYNNSKAESPKIRRLKDLFEQGYGYNAIARILAKNLDEPTALALEAFLIKSVYGLKHLTNIVEGENAERFRPYSNWDCIDGFDLIKSANSHARQNRIEKLQTMLAEKLDEPLLEIQKAFPNLVFDSPKIADSGELDIEAIIRGTRIKIFIRKKNIQIELRGRNKEQYKWMIGHFKKLEAEHLLRRGNVQVFLPNAWKGSKNMTTSIQVAIKRAKLLLEIANAENRKELSAEALLLLK; this is encoded by the coding sequence ATGAGATACTATGTATATGCATTAATTGACCCTACAAACGATAATAAACCATTTTATATAGGCAAAGGCATAGCGGATAGAGTAAAAAGCCACTTTAAAGAAGCGATGTCAAGTGAGGGAGCAGATGGTTTGGATGTTGATATAAGTACTATTGCTGAAAATGAATTAGAAGAATATAATAATTCAAAGGCAGAAAGTCCAAAGATTAGAAGGTTAAAAGACTTATTTGAACAGGGGTATGGCTACAATGCTATTGCAAGAATTCTTGCTAAAAATTTAGATGAGCCAACAGCTTTAGCGTTAGAGGCATTTCTAATAAAGAGTGTATATGGATTAAAGCATCTAACAAACATAGTAGAAGGAGAGAATGCTGAAAGATTTAGACCTTATAGCAATTGGGATTGCATAGATGGTTTTGATTTAATAAAGAGTGCAAATTCACATGCAAGACAAAATAGAATTGAGAAATTACAAACTATGCTTGCAGAAAAATTAGATGAGCCATTATTAGAAATACAAAAGGCTTTTCCAAATCTTGTTTTTGACTCACCTAAAATAGCCGATTCAGGTGAATTAGATATTGAGGCGATTATTAGAGGAACAAGAATTAAAATATTTATTAGAAAAAAGAATATTCAGATTGAGTTGAGAGGTAGAAATAAAGAGCAATATAAATGGATGATAGGACATTTTAAAAAGTTAGAAGCTGAACACCTACTTAGAAGAGGAAATGTTCAAGTATTTCTTCCCAATGCATGGAAAGGTTCTAAAAATATGACTACGAGTATACAAGTGGCGATAAAAAGAGCTAAACTGTTACTAGAAATAGCTAATGCTGAAAATCGTAAAGAATTATCAGCGGAAGCATTATTGCTACTAAAATAA
- a CDS encoding competence protein CoiA produces the protein MLVAKILFNNEIVYSYICNRDYLKKLSKDKALVCQECNNPVIFKSGRVKIAHFAHYKCECPNVYWENESADHMRSKVEIKEKLELLYPNSNVYLEYKVEETQQRSDVMIIHPDGERWAFEVQLSRITIAELFERRSLYLKSGVLDFWLMGYEYSSSVSFSTSEGSRVFKLTIDESIFIDDINLNSISIRTKNKSYSIYDVNLIRIAAEAYKKDKVVLYNALRTRYYNSEVTVDSKIDSNETVDILIISKSGTKFAINLLYRYYHDMHPEYSIDDYMLNIKLHCEKAGVNLFWVNGMYKVDKNSYCCYRGYEGYGYESCGYYLEEKEGAYFIKNDYYREYYSEFPIENITISKLDADVSFLLEDTVKVNEFSDYKRDRYIEYKERCPNCNSSLRIKRQFSYPILYCSCGYTKRVETLNCPSCRFEMKFKYSKANFRHYWICKNYPDCNTITDVRIDNRK, from the coding sequence ATGCTAGTTGCTAAAATTTTATTTAATAATGAAATAGTTTATTCTTATATATGTAATAGAGATTATTTAAAGAAACTATCTAAAGACAAAGCATTGGTATGTCAAGAATGCAATAACCCTGTGATTTTTAAAAGTGGGAGAGTAAAAATAGCTCATTTTGCGCACTACAAATGTGAATGTCCAAATGTTTATTGGGAGAATGAATCTGCTGACCACATGAGATCTAAAGTTGAAATAAAGGAGAAGCTTGAATTGCTTTATCCCAATTCAAATGTTTATCTAGAGTATAAAGTTGAAGAGACGCAACAACGCTCTGATGTTATGATTATACATCCAGATGGAGAGAGGTGGGCTTTTGAAGTTCAACTTTCTAGGATAACTATAGCGGAATTATTTGAAAGAAGGAGTCTATACCTAAAGTCTGGAGTGCTAGATTTTTGGCTTATGGGTTATGAGTACAGTAGCTCAGTAAGTTTCTCAACTTCGGAAGGGAGCAGGGTATTCAAACTTACTATTGATGAAAGTATATTTATAGATGATATTAACCTTAATTCAATTTCAATAAGAACGAAAAATAAATCTTATAGTATATATGATGTAAATCTAATAAGAATTGCTGCAGAAGCTTATAAAAAAGATAAGGTAGTACTATATAATGCTTTAAGGACTAGATATTATAATTCAGAGGTTACTGTAGATAGCAAAATAGATAGTAATGAGACAGTTGATATTTTAATAATTAGTAAAAGTGGTACTAAGTTTGCAATAAATCTACTTTATCGATACTATCATGATATGCATCCAGAATATTCAATAGATGATTATATGTTAAATATAAAGTTACATTGCGAAAAGGCAGGGGTAAATTTATTTTGGGTAAATGGTATGTATAAGGTAGACAAGAATAGTTACTGTTGTTACAGAGGATATGAAGGTTATGGGTATGAAAGTTGTGGGTACTATTTAGAAGAAAAAGAAGGAGCATATTTTATTAAAAATGATTATTATAGAGAATATTATAGTGAATTTCCTATTGAAAATATAACTATAAGCAAGCTTGACGCCGATGTATCTTTTCTTCTTGAAGATACTGTGAAAGTAAATGAATTTAGTGATTATAAACGAGATAGGTATATTGAATATAAAGAAAGATGTCCAAATTGTAATTCATCTTTACGCATTAAGAGGCAATTCTCATATCCAATATTGTATTGCTCTTGTGGGTATACAAAGCGTGTTGAAACTTTAAACTGTCCAAGCTGTAGATTTGAAATGAAGTTTAAATACTCAAAGGCTAACTTTAGACATTATTGGATATGTAAAAATTATCCGGATTGTAATACAATTACAGATGTAAGGATAGACAATAGAAAATAG
- a CDS encoding DUF6602 domain-containing protein, whose protein sequence is MMLVEEEYFKKESERIFSESERCHLLNHRASEGSSREDILIKSLSNILPEKYGLCKGVVFNKTKKVSKLI, encoded by the coding sequence ATGATGTTAGTCGAAGAAGAATATTTTAAAAAAGAAAGTGAAAGAATATTTTCAGAGTCTGAAAGATGTCATTTATTAAATCATAGAGCAAGTGAAGGTAGCTCAAGAGAAGATATATTGATAAAATCGTTATCAAACATCTTGCCAGAAAAGTATGGATTATGTAAAGGTGTAGTATTCAATAAAACTAAAAAAGTAAGCAAGTTGATATAG
- a CDS encoding YcjF family protein has protein sequence MILTNEQRVKCHSIIHGATASTAAVGAGLAQIPLSDNAIITPIQVSMVISLGAVLEVKLTKSAAAGILSTVVAGAIGRGISQVLFGWIPVWGNTINASTAAIITEAAGWSAVKYFENISDEDAKKYNSIKEEGRQEAKLEFDIKLKELCEKFAKSCEGLKQYEQLESFVMGAFAIGIAAANIEGEISKEAKETIELLTVGLGYNLLPNRIKVDISKLFLKTPTFKDAMKIINTVEKIHWYIFDDVVDAILSIDETDMEQKDAFRTAWNERYKTA, from the coding sequence ATGATTTTAACTAACGAACAAAGGGTAAAATGTCATTCAATAATTCATGGTGCAACTGCATCAACTGCTGCAGTTGGAGCTGGATTAGCACAAATACCGCTTTCTGATAATGCAATTATAACACCAATACAAGTTAGTATGGTTATATCTCTTGGTGCCGTTTTGGAAGTTAAACTAACAAAAAGTGCTGCAGCTGGAATATTAAGTACTGTTGTAGCAGGTGCAATTGGAAGAGGAATATCGCAAGTGCTTTTCGGATGGATACCAGTCTGGGGTAATACAATAAATGCATCAACTGCTGCAATTATTACTGAGGCGGCAGGGTGGTCGGCAGTAAAATATTTTGAAAATATATCTGATGAAGACGCTAAGAAATACAACTCTATAAAAGAAGAAGGACGTCAAGAAGCTAAACTTGAATTTGATATAAAACTTAAAGAGTTGTGTGAAAAGTTTGCAAAGTCCTGCGAAGGATTGAAACAATATGAGCAGTTAGAAAGTTTTGTAATGGGCGCTTTTGCTATAGGAATTGCTGCTGCAAATATTGAAGGTGAAATAAGTAAAGAGGCTAAGGAAACAATTGAACTGCTTACTGTAGGATTGGGGTATAATTTACTACCAAATAGAATTAAAGTAGATATATCAAAGCTCTTTCTTAAAACGCCTACCTTCAAAGATGCCATGAAAATAATCAATACCGTAGAAAAAATACATTGGTATATATTTGATGATGTAGTTGATGCTATATTGTCCATCGATGAGACAGATATGGAACAGAAAGATGCATTTAGAACTGCTTGGAATGAAAGATATAAAACTGCTTAG
- a CDS encoding DUF255 domain-containing protein has protein sequence MTNPDTIKQSRKPNRLINEKSPYLLQHAYNPVNWNPWCEEAFIKEKKKINQYSFQSAILHAIGVM, from the coding sequence ATGACTAACCCAGATACAATTAAACAAAGCAGAAAACCTAATAGATTAATTAATGAAAAGTCTCCATACCTTCTCCAACATGCATATAATCCAGTAAATTGGAATCCCTGGTGTGAAGAAGCTTTTATAAAAGAAAAGAAGAAGATAAACCAATATTCCTTTCAATCGGCTATTCTACATGCCATTGGTGTCATGTGA
- a CDS encoding winged helix-turn-helix transcriptional regulator, with product MINEYNESNITECPVASVQKIISGKWNMVIIYFLSKGTMRFGELKRKLPNLTQATLTKQLRSLEEYEMIHREIYKQIPPKVEYSLTEIGVKFLPVMSSLEEWAIQYEKYKTSKV from the coding sequence ATGATTAATGAATATAATGAGAGCAATATAACTGAATGCCCAGTTGCTTCAGTTCAAAAGATTATTAGTGGGAAATGGAATATGGTAATTATTTATTTTTTGAGTAAAGGGACGATGCGCTTTGGAGAACTAAAGCGAAAACTACCAAATTTAACACAAGCAACACTTACAAAGCAACTTCGAAGTCTAGAAGAATATGAGATGATTCATCGTGAGATATATAAACAGATTCCACCTAAAGTTGAATATTCCTTAACGGAAATAGGAGTAAAATTTTTACCTGTCATGTCGTCATTAGAAGAATGGGCAATTCAATATGAGAAGTATAAAACATCAAAAGTCTAA
- a CDS encoding NAD(P)-dependent oxidoreductase, which translates to MMLLYYDKLELSTNHSLLKSEVYIMKIAIFGASGGIGKFVVKHALNKGYEVVAYVRNPSKLKLSDKNLTIITGELNDYECIEKAITGCDAVISALGVPMKFTYESMDSLEGHINIIKAMKGLGISRLIDWATPSVHYPKDSRSFITIIPGIMAGFVFPKAKKEIIAITDAIQSANLEWTIVRFMAPKDTSYTGNVKVGFGDTKMSFNISREDIGAFMVKQVESLEYMQSMPIIGS; encoded by the coding sequence ATGATGCTATTGTACTATGATAAATTAGAACTGTCAACAAACCACAGCCTATTAAAAAGTGAGGTATATATTATGAAAATTGCGATTTTTGGTGCCAGTGGTGGCATCGGTAAATTTGTTGTAAAACATGCATTAAATAAAGGATATGAGGTAGTTGCCTATGTGCGAAATCCATCGAAACTTAAGCTTTCCGATAAAAATCTGACAATAATCACGGGTGAACTAAATGACTATGAATGTATCGAGAAAGCCATTACTGGCTGTGATGCTGTAATCAGTGCACTGGGTGTTCCTATGAAATTCACTTATGAATCAATGGATTCTTTAGAGGGTCACATAAATATAATCAAGGCTATGAAGGGACTTGGTATTTCTCGCTTAATTGACTGGGCTACTCCGAGTGTGCATTATCCAAAGGACTCACGTTCCTTCATTACCATAATTCCTGGTATTATGGCGGGGTTTGTATTTCCAAAAGCAAAAAAAGAAATTATTGCTATTACCGATGCTATTCAGTCAGCAAATTTAGAATGGACTATTGTTCGTTTTATGGCTCCAAAAGACACATCATACACAGGCAATGTAAAAGTCGGCTTTGGTGACACGAAAATGAGTTTTAACATTTCACGTGAAGATATTGGAGCATTTATGGTAAAACAGGTAGAAAGCTTGGAGTACATGCAGTCCATGCCAATTATAGGCAGTTAA
- a CDS encoding alanyl-tRNA editing protein, with the protein MSVKKLFWGNPYLTELETKVTSVNNNIITLDQTIAFAFSGGQQSDSGTIGGFQIIEAKKEGKEIFYTIEHNHNLILNQNVKVIIDWEKRYRLMKLHFSAEIILELVYQNYNHPEKMGANITVDKARIDFLWDGKISEIFPELISKANSIISSNLDILSAFDDEENERRYWYIEGFAKVSCGGTHLKKTGEIGLISLKRHNLGSGKERIDIYLQS; encoded by the coding sequence ATGAGTGTTAAGAAATTATTTTGGGGAAATCCTTATTTAACAGAACTTGAAACAAAGGTAACGAGTGTAAATAACAATATTATTACTCTTGACCAAACAATTGCCTTTGCCTTTTCAGGAGGACAACAATCTGATTCAGGAACCATAGGAGGATTTCAAATCATTGAAGCAAAAAAGGAAGGAAAAGAAATTTTTTATACTATTGAGCATAATCATAACTTAATACTTAATCAAAATGTCAAGGTTATAATTGATTGGGAAAAGAGATATAGATTAATGAAACTACATTTTTCGGCAGAAATCATCTTGGAATTAGTATATCAGAATTACAACCATCCTGAGAAGATGGGGGCAAACATTACTGTCGACAAAGCAAGGATAGACTTTTTATGGGATGGGAAAATTTCTGAAATATTTCCAGAACTCATTAGCAAAGCAAATAGTATCATAAGCTCAAATTTAGATATACTAAGTGCTTTTGATGATGAAGAAAACGAAAGAAGATATTGGTATATAGAAGGATTTGCAAAAGTTTCCTGTGGAGGAACGCATTTAAAGAAGACAGGAGAAATCGGTTTAATATCATTAAAAAGACACAATTTGGGTAGTGGTAAGGAGAGAATTGATATATACCTACAATCCTAA
- a CDS encoding DUF4926 domain-containing protein, producing MDLFDVVALKSNFPEGGLVKGQKGTILEIYNPKYVEVEFSDKKGITIYLGTFCKDDLDLIWSNETESYIKDML from the coding sequence TTGGATTTGTTTGATGTAGTGGCTCTAAAAAGTAATTTTCCCGAAGGTGGATTGGTAAAAGGTCAGAAAGGCACGATATTAGAGATATATAACCCAAAATATGTTGAGGTTGAATTTTCTGACAAGAAGGGCATAACAATATATTTAGGCACATTTTGTAAAGATGATTTAGATTTAATATGGTCAAATGAGACAGAGTCTTATATAAAAGACATGCTATAG
- a CDS encoding Csac_0668 family 2Fe-2S cluster-binding (seleno)protein, translated as MQNANIKTSCUASKRKSTGTVEQVSVCPVCKEHVQEVKDITVKHFVLNSLVSKVQEGNYGICLNEDCDVVYYDLEANVIFKKQDIKYPIWYKKDANPKYICYCNKVTEEQIINAVLNDGAKNIKDINKLTGAMKNGKCEINNPLGKCCSPFIKETVIKALQIKNYTKT; from the coding sequence ATGCAAAATGCAAATATTAAAACGTCTTGTTGAGCAAGTAAGAGAAAATCTACTGGTACAGTGGAACAAGTTTCTGTATGCCCTGTATGTAAGGAGCACGTCCAAGAGGTTAAAGATATAACTGTTAAACATTTTGTTCTTAATAGTCTTGTAAGCAAGGTACAGGAGGGGAATTATGGTATTTGCTTAAATGAAGATTGTGATGTTGTTTATTATGATTTAGAGGCAAATGTAATATTTAAAAAACAAGACATTAAATATCCCATTTGGTACAAAAAAGACGCTAACCCTAAATATATATGCTACTGCAATAAAGTAACAGAAGAACAAATTATTAATGCAGTCCTTAATGATGGGGCAAAAAATATAAAAGATATTAATAAGCTTACAGGAGCAATGAAGAATGGAAAATGTGAAATTAACAATCCTTTAGGTAAATGTTGCAGTCCTTTTATTAAGGAAACTGTTATCAAAGCGTTACAGATTAAAAATTATACTAAGACATAA
- a CDS encoding GGDEF domain-containing protein, with amino-acid sequence MNKLLIKFFPIISSVFILLLHILGYIATLYLPNYLMLLIWLSSGCIDIIFILKLGKVTRSFLKSMHIDTLTQLNNRDFFYASISDLMEQLKKEPSHISLLMIDLDNFKNINDTYGHIAGDEILKQFSNVLKYNIRTIDIATRWGGDEFVITLPGVNTNDAFKIADRIRRNIHSHDFSYNNIFFKVTASIGITSIGNEMDISAFIDSADKALYKAKTIKNSVAFLDAY; translated from the coding sequence ATGAATAAGCTTCTTATTAAGTTTTTTCCCATCATATCATCAGTATTCATATTACTTTTACACATATTAGGATACATAGCTACATTATACTTACCTAATTATTTAATGTTGCTAATATGGTTATCATCAGGATGTATTGATATTATATTCATACTTAAGCTTGGAAAAGTAACACGGTCTTTTCTCAAATCTATGCATATAGATACGTTAACTCAATTGAACAACAGGGACTTTTTTTATGCGAGCATATCTGATTTAATGGAACAACTGAAAAAAGAGCCGTCACATATTTCTCTTCTAATGATAGATTTAGATAACTTTAAAAATATTAATGATACATACGGTCATATTGCAGGGGATGAAATCTTAAAACAGTTTTCAAATGTTTTAAAATATAATATTAGAACTATTGATATAGCCACTAGATGGGGTGGAGACGAATTTGTTATAACTCTTCCTGGAGTGAATACCAACGATGCATTTAAAATTGCAGATAGAATTAGAAGAAATATACATAGCCATGATTTTTCTTATAATAATATCTTTTTTAAAGTTACTGCTAGTATAGGAATTACTTCAATTGGAAATGAAATGGATATAAGTGCTTTTATAGATTCAGCTGATAAAGCGTTATATAAGGCGAAGACCATTAAAAATTCAGTGGCATTTTTAGATGCCTATTGA
- a CDS encoding nucleoside 2-deoxyribosyltransferase produces the protein MKFYIASKLENYEQVQYIRDRLKEQGWTHTYDWTQHGSVKSISTELLKEVAEKEFQGVKEADVVIVLTPQGRGTHVELGMALALDKKVFIWHENDKYFKCTDDTSSFYWLPNVHRLFGTIDGLIKILTAK, from the coding sequence ATGAAATTTTATATTGCTTCAAAGTTAGAAAACTATGAACAGGTTCAGTATATAAGAGATAGGTTAAAAGAACAAGGATGGACTCATACATATGATTGGACACAACATGGCTCTGTAAAAAGCATTAGCACAGAATTATTGAAAGAAGTCGCAGAAAAAGAGTTTCAAGGTGTGAAGGAAGCTGACGTGGTTATTGTCTTGACTCCACAGGGACGAGGAACCCACGTAGAATTAGGCATGGCTTTGGCCTTAGACAAGAAAGTTTTTATATGGCATGAAAATGATAAATACTTTAAATGTACAGATGATACATCATCTTTTTATTGGCTGCCAAATGTACATCGCCTGTTCGGTACAATTGATGGCCTCATTAAGATACTCACAGCAAAATAA
- a CDS encoding sugar nucleotide-binding protein translates to MHKVLVLGGSGLVGKAIITELNKCKEFETYATYFQIPIPLNQNRIVKLNIEGLDNINSILNTIEPEIIISCLRGNYDKQLILHTKIAEYLKKSSGRLYFCSTTNVFDNDLTKPHYEDYLPSSCTEYGKFKIDCEKRITGILHDNACILRLPQVWGKDSPRMKELLKSLTNNEKVIIYPKLILNTITDVVIAKKVSYIIQHNLKGIFHLAADDIISYKDLYNELIMGLGFNNADMEENFEEEGYFAILSKRNNEFPEQLGLTNKSVITYLIN, encoded by the coding sequence ATGCACAAGGTTTTAGTGTTAGGTGGAAGTGGACTTGTAGGAAAGGCAATAATTACTGAATTAAATAAATGTAAGGAATTTGAGACTTATGCAACCTACTTTCAAATCCCAATTCCATTGAACCAAAATAGAATTGTTAAATTGAATATTGAAGGTCTGGATAACATAAATAGTATATTGAACACTATAGAACCTGAAATTATAATATCATGTTTAAGGGGAAATTATGATAAACAGTTGATTTTACATACAAAAATTGCTGAATATCTAAAGAAAAGTAGTGGTAGATTATATTTTTGTTCTACTACAAATGTTTTTGATAATGATTTAACCAAACCTCATTATGAAGATTATTTGCCAAGTTCTTGTACTGAATATGGAAAATTCAAAATAGATTGTGAGAAAAGAATTACTGGAATATTACATGATAATGCTTGTATATTGAGACTCCCACAAGTTTGGGGAAAAGATTCTCCAAGAATGAAAGAGTTATTAAAATCACTGACCAATAATGAAAAAGTTATCATTTATCCGAAATTAATTTTAAATACTATTACAGATGTAGTGATAGCGAAGAAGGTATCTTACATAATTCAGCATAATTTAAAGGGCATTTTTCATCTGGCAGCAGATGATATAATAAGTTATAAGGACCTGTATAATGAATTAATAATGGGGTTGGGTTTTAATAATGCAGATATGGAAGAAAATTTTGAGGAAGAAGGATACTTTGCAATCTTATCAAAGAGAAACAATGAATTTCCAGAGCAGTTAGGTTTAACAAATAAATCAGTAATTACTTATTTAATTAATTGA
- a CDS encoding GntR family transcriptional regulator, which translates to MRIIITNTSGKPIYEQIKEQIKTAILSDEVYEGDTLPSIRQLAKDLKISVITTTRAYTDLEEEGFIVTVQGKGSFVLPKNNELVQEQLLRKIEDNFLVAVNTGKIARLTRKELLQILEFILEGNNYE; encoded by the coding sequence TTGCGAATTATTATAACAAACACATCAGGAAAACCTATTTATGAACAGATTAAAGAACAGATTAAAACAGCTATTCTAAGTGATGAAGTATACGAAGGAGATACGCTTCCATCCATTAGACAACTCGCAAAGGATTTGAAAATTAGTGTAATAACTACAACAAGAGCTTACACCGATTTAGAAGAGGAAGGATTTATAGTAACTGTACAAGGTAAAGGAAGTTTCGTTTTACCTAAAAACAATGAACTTGTGCAGGAACAGCTTCTTCGTAAGATTGAAGATAATTTTTTAGTTGCCGTAAATACTGGTAAGATTGCGAGATTAACACGTAAAGAGTTGCTACAAATACTTGAATTTATATTGGAGGGAAATAATTATGAATAA
- a CDS encoding ABC transporter ATP-binding protein, translating to MNNAIVVNKLCKDYGDFSLNNISFSLPTGYIMGFVGQNGSGKTTTIRLILNMTARNNGNIRIFEMDNILEEQKIKQGIAVVLDDIFFVENWKVYEVEKAVKGFYDNWDSTLFHQYLNSFNLPINKKVKDLSRGMKMKLMLAVAMSHNAKLLILDEPTSGLDPVARDELLEILSAYISDGQRSVLFSTHITSDLEKIADYITLIDKGNIFYTGTKDDLLESFYVIKGGLDELTNQIQEKIIGVTTHNTGFTGLMPASEVKDLSKNIIVEISTIDEILVYISKEDKKHGQHY from the coding sequence ATGAATAATGCCATTGTAGTTAATAAACTATGTAAGGATTATGGAGATTTCTCGCTAAATAATATCTCTTTTTCTTTACCAACTGGTTATATCATGGGATTTGTAGGTCAAAATGGTTCAGGCAAAACCACGACAATTCGTCTAATCTTAAACATGACTGCTCGTAATAATGGTAATATTAGAATATTTGAAATGGATAATATTTTAGAGGAACAAAAAATCAAGCAGGGTATAGCCGTTGTTTTGGATGACATCTTTTTTGTGGAAAACTGGAAAGTTTATGAGGTGGAAAAAGCTGTTAAAGGTTTTTATGACAATTGGGACAGCACATTATTTCATCAATATTTAAATAGTTTCAATTTACCCATCAATAAAAAGGTAAAAGACTTATCTCGTGGAATGAAAATGAAGTTAATGCTTGCCGTTGCAATGTCTCATAATGCGAAACTGCTAATACTCGATGAACCCACAAGTGGGCTTGACCCTGTAGCCCGTGATGAACTTCTCGAAATATTAAGTGCGTATATTTCTGATGGACAAAGAAGCGTACTTTTTTCTACTCATATCACATCAGATTTGGAAAAAATTGCAGATTATATAACTTTAATAGATAAAGGCAATATTTTCTACACTGGAACGAAGGATGATTTATTGGAAAGTTTTTATGTAATCAAGGGTGGTTTAGATGAATTGACGAATCAGATACAGGAGAAGATTATCGGAGTTACTACCCATAACACTGGATTTACAGGATTAATGCCCGCTTCTGAAGTCAAAGACTTATCTAAAAATATCATTGTAGAAATATCTACCATTGATGAAATTTTAGTTTATATAAGCAAGGAGGATAAAAAACATGGGCAACATTATTAA
- a CDS encoding ABC-2 transporter permease, which translates to MGNIINSIKLDYYILKSNFKIILIVVFLATFIGIMTSNPPVIMYVISIYSANFMGSIFSICEKNKLNKLYGVLPIGKQQVVIGRYLFTLAFGVLNGVMAIVLTLIVIYFRNINISNLAFISYLSSSFLLFCVFISVQFPLYFKYEYSKITAVAILPPVILFIIGITLFKKNAELFSPIIKYFIQNQNMIWLIGICVGLIILSISCVLSCVIYKNREL; encoded by the coding sequence ATGGGCAACATTATTAATTCAATAAAATTAGATTACTATATTCTTAAGTCGAACTTTAAGATTATTTTAATCGTTGTCTTTCTTGCAACGTTTATTGGAATTATGACATCCAATCCACCTGTAATAATGTATGTCATTTCGATTTATTCGGCAAACTTTATGGGTAGCATTTTTTCCATATGTGAAAAAAATAAACTAAATAAGTTGTATGGAGTTTTGCCTATAGGGAAACAACAAGTTGTAATTGGACGATATTTATTTACTTTGGCGTTTGGTGTGTTAAATGGAGTTATGGCAATAGTCTTGACATTAATTGTAATATACTTCCGTAATATCAACATCAGCAATCTTGCCTTTATATCCTATTTATCTAGTTCTTTTCTTCTTTTTTGCGTGTTTATTTCTGTGCAATTTCCCCTTTATTTTAAATATGAGTATTCCAAAATAACTGCTGTCGCTATTTTACCACCTGTTATTTTATTTATAATTGGCATTACTTTGTTTAAAAAAAATGCAGAACTTTTTAGCCCAATAATTAAGTATTTTATTCAAAACCAGAATATGATTTGGCTGATAGGAATATGTGTAGGTCTTATTATCCTTAGTATTTCATGCGTTCTGTCATGTGTCATTTATAAAAATCGTGAGTTATGA